The DNA region AGAAGAGCGAGAAACTGCAGGAACAGGAAGAGGAGGACATCAGGCACGGGCGCGAGCTCCGCGAGCGGCACAGCCGTGATGCCGGACAGGAGAACCCCTCGGACACCGGCAGCGGGACCGACCGCAGCGGAAGGGGCTAGGCAGGGCCTCCAACACGAGAGAAAATTATGTTGACAATCAGGTTCTGTCCAGATTTCCCGGGTCATCGCAGGCCCGGGTGTCAGGCGGGGTCGGCGGCGAGATGGCCTCGTCTGAGATCGAGGCCAGTCCCCCCAGTCGTCGTCGGCCCCCTCGAACCCCACCATGTGCCGGTCCGTTTCCAGTTCCCGCGTCAGCCCCTTTTTGGCCCTGTCTGCAACCGGGAAAGCTGGCTAGCATTTAAGCATGACCGGCCGGCATTCCGTTGGCCGGCATCAAGCCGCAGGGAGAAAATGCCATGGGTTTGGACGACAAGATGGAAAACACCGGCGAGAAGTTCGGCGGAAAGGCCAAAGAGGCCGCCGGTGAGGCAACCGATGATGAGAGCCTGAAGAACGAAGGGAAGATGGACCAGGCCAAGGCCGACCTAAAGCAGGCCGGCGAAAAGGTCAAGGACGCCTTCAAGAAGGACTGAGCACACCAGCCTCTGGCCCACGAGTCCGGGCACGCAGTTTTCACGGTTCCCGCTGGTCAGCCCTCCAAGGCCACCGCGGGTTCCCTGCCGAGCGCAAGGAGATACGCACCGAATCCCTGCGGAGCCCGGGCTTGGGTCGGGCCTGAGGTCAGCACACGGATGCTGTCCGTGGATGTAATCGAAAACCCGCGCCGGCGCAGCCGCTCCACAAGTGTCCGGTCCTCGTGCGAGCGCTGCCGTGGAAACCCTCGGCGAGGACATGCAGCTGTCCAGCACTAGGATCTGGACGACGGTGCCCGGCTGGCGCCGCTGCAGCGCCGGAGGATGCCAGGACGCCCGTCAGCGGACCAGGGCCAGCGCGAACCCATCCCATCCCTTGGAACCCACGGTCTGGATCACCGTGGCATCCAGTTGCGGATGCTCGCCCATCAGCTGCAGCGCACTGATGATCCCCGGCGCGTTGACTTGGTCCAGGGACGGGTCCAGCACGGCACCCTCCCACACGGCGTTGTCCAGCACCACCGTGGTGCCGGGCCTCCCTAGTCGGACGGCCCATTCCAAGTAGCCGGTGTTGTTTTCCTTGTCCGCGTCGATGAAGACAAAATCGAAGGGCTCCTGGCCCTCTGCCTGCAGGGCCGCCAATGAGTCAAGGGCCGCGCCGACGCGGATCTCCACTTTGTGCCCCAGCCCTGCCGCTTCGACGTTGGCCCTGGCGACGTCAGCGTGTTTGGTGAGGTATTCGCAGGTCACCAGCCTGCCGTCGTCGGGAAGCCCTTGCGCCATCCAGATGGTACTGAAGCCCGCCAGCGTGCCGACCTCCAGGACACGGCGCGCACCGGAGAGTTGGACCAGAAGCTTAAGGAGTTTGCCAGCGTTCGGCGCCACTTCTATGGGCGGCATGCCGGCGTCCACGGCTGACTGCACTGCCCGCTGCAGGGCGCCATCAGGATGTACTACGGAGTCCGTCAGGAATTCTTCCACTGCCACCCAACCGGGCTGGGTTTTATGCTCAAACATGGCCACAGTCTGGCATGGGCCGTGGCGCGGGTCCACCCATTCCCGCCTCCCGGCTTCGGAGTTTGTGTCCAGATAATGGGCGCAAAGGTCGATTTAGGGCCCATTATCTGGACAAAAGCTCAAGGGGTGGGACCGACGGGATCAGGAACCGTCTGAGAGTGCCGTTTCGAGGCGGTCCACCTTTGCGGTGAGCTCCCCGGTGTATCCGGGCCGGATGTCTGCCTTGATGACCAGCGAGACGCGGCTGCCGAACTGGCCCACGGCTTCAGTGGCCCGCTTCACCACGTCAAACACTTCATCCCATTCACCCTCGATAGTGGTGAACATCGAATCCGTCCGGTTGGGCAGTCCTGACTCCCTGACGATTTTCACAGCGGCGGCGACGGCGTCGTGCACTGAAGCGTCGGAGGGCCGGGAAACCCCGGAGGGAGTGCCTGACGGGGCGACTGAAAATGCAAGCAACATACAGCCAGTCTGCCACGGCAGCGGTCAGGCACGCGGGCCGGCGGCGGACACCACTCGTGTCACATAACCGCCTACCCTTCAGTAACCGTGATTGCCCCGGGCTGCGTTGCTAACCTGATCGAATGAACCTCGCAGTTGCCCGCAAACCGCTCCGTGCAGATGCAGCGCGCAATGTCGACAAGATCATCACGTCGGCCCGCCAGTGCTTCCGCGACTTCGGTCCCGACGTGCCGCTGCAGACCATCGCAACCACAGCGGGCGTGGGCCCTGCCACTCTTTTCCGTAATTTTGCCGACAAGGAGGAGCTGGTCCTGGCCGCGCTCAACCGCCAGCTCAGGCTGACGGTGGACCCTGTCATCGACGACGCCCTTGCCGACATCGACGCGGCCGCCGGGCTGTTTCGGGTCATCGAAGCGATCATGGCGGCAGCCAGCGCGGACGCGAACCTGCTGGGGGCTGTGGCCGGGCGGCGTGAACTGCTGACCGGGATCACCGGCTCCCTGATCGATTCGATCGGTGTCCTGCTGGGCCGGGCGCAGGGCCAGGGCACGTTGCGGGCGGACATCTCCATGACGGATATGTTCCGGCTGCTGGCCATGCTGATCGGCGTCGTGGACACCATGGAGCCGGGTTCGGATGCCTGGCGACGTCCCGTAGCGCTCATCGAGGACGCCATCCGCACCGAACGGCCACACCGACCGCTGCCCGCCCATGTCCCCTTGCCTGCAGCCCAGATTCAGGGTCCGCAGCCCGCAGACTCACGGCACCGCTAGCGCTGGCCTGGGGAGCGAACGCACGCAGGGCCATTGTGAGGGTCTACGCGTTGGAATACACTCAAGGGAGGTTACGCAGCCAGCCTCTGAATTTCCCAGATGGAGCGTCCCATGAAGCACGTTCTGCGTCGTCAAATGAACCAGGTCGACTGGCAATGAGGAGTTCACAACTCTCCCGGTTCATCAGTGATCCCCGCGGGCCTGAAGAGGTCCTTCCCACACTCCCGGCGGAAGAGCTGGCCAATCTCTTGGATGCTCTCTACCAGAACCTTGACACCCCTGAGCCGGAATTCGGCGCACAGGTCTGGTACGAGCTGGCCGTCGAGGAAAGCGCCCGCCGGGCTGTTTTACCCGGGGGCGCTATTCACGGCGTAGCCTAGCCAAACTCTGCGCGCAGCTAGCTGGAGCTGCCTGGAACACTGCCGTCGTGGCGCCGCTCCTTGGGGTGTTCGTGACCAGGGTGATCAACATCGTGCTCCTGGGCGTGCTCCTTGGCTTCCATCAGGTGCTGCTGCAGCTTTTCTTCGGCATCCCGCCGGCGGCGCGCCGTGTCACGCAGTTCCCTGGTGGATTCGGATCCGTTTGGATCCAGATACGCAGTCCGTGTCTTCGCAGGGGTCTCGGACGCGGGGACACGGGTCTGGCCCCCCTGCCCCGCACCTGCCTGCTCAGCTTCAGGCTCTAGTCGTTCGTTCATCACGATTCCTCCCTTTGACCACAATCCCGGGCTGCGGTCTATCTCCAGTGGACCACAGATCAGTCCTGAAGCAGCTCATTCGTTAAGTGCGGACTCCCTGCTGCGTATTTCCTTGCGCACGGCAGTAGAGGTGTGCGGTGGCCGACCCCGGGCCGATGACCATGGTGAGTCTGATGCCCTCCGAGAGGAAATCCAGGTCCGCATCGGGAACATCAGAGAGGGAACGGAACCGGGTAAAGAACCGTTTGACCGGCATTCCGGCGCGCCGTCTGGCAGAAGTAAAGGTGCGGCGCATCCTGGATCTGTCACTGGCTGCGTGCATTCGCTTTTCCATGGTTTCGGCTCAAACTGAAGGTCCACGGCCAGCTGCATAGCCAGCTTCATAGTACAGCGTCTGTGATCCAGGCCACCAGAGATTGGTCAGTTCCATCCGATGAGCCGCAGCAATGCAGCCGTGCTGGCACCGGCAACGACCACCAGCAGGAAAGGTGCGCGGAGTGCCAGGGCGATGGCGGCGACGGCAAGGGCGCCCAGCCGCGCGTCTGCCGCGAGGGACTGGCCGGACGCCACCGTATTGACTATGGTGAGGGACGCCAGCAGGCCGATGGTCATTGTGCCGGCCACCCGTGACATCCGCGGATCCTTCAGGAATCTGGCCGGAACGAAATAGCCCACCAGCTTCCATGCGTAGGCAAGGGCGCACGCCAGCAGCAGCCAGATCCAGAGGTTCATGTACCTGCCTGCCCGGTGCCGTGGTGGCCGTGATGGTGTTCCGCGTACGGATCAACATCCGGCTCCAGCCCTTCATCGCTGCGGCCATGGCTGAACCAACCGATCAGCGCAGCCACCACCGCGGCGATCAGGATTGGCACGCCCGCGGGAACGAACGGCACGGCGATCACCGTCGCCAGGGCGCACACCACCGCGATGGCCACTGGTTCCCGTCCCTTGAGCCTGGGCCAGAGGAGGGCCAGGAAGGCTGCAACCGCGGCGCCATCCAGTCCCCACTGTTTCGGGTCGCCCAGTCCGCCTCCCGCCAGCGCCCCCACTGCAGTGAAGAGATTCCAGAGGACGTAGATGCCGATGCCGGCCGCCCAGAAGCCGCGTCGCTGTTCGGCAGGATCGGCCTGGCCGGTGCTCGTGGCCGTCGATTCGTCGATGGTGAGTTGTGCCGCCACGTATCTGCGCCAGCCCGTTGGGTGGAGGAGTGCATTCAGCTGCATCCCGTAGATACCGTTGCGCATGCCCAGCAAGGTGGCTGCACTCATGGCGGCAACGCCGGAGCCGCCGCCGGCCACCACCCCGATGAACGCAAACTGCGAGCCTCCGCTGAAGAGCAGCAGGCTCAGCGCCATGGTCTGCCAGAAGTTGAGTCCCGAGGTGACGGAGAGCGCGCCGAAGGAAACCCCGTAAAGACCCGTTGCGATGCTGATGGAAAGACCCACGCGCACCGCGGGCGAAGCAAGGAGCTTCATACCCCACGCCCTGCGCTGGCCAACTGCGTGCCGCCCACGGCTGCCGCGGAGAAAGATTGGGTGGTCCGGGGTGACCAGTAAAAAGCCATGGATCAACTCAATCACAGCCACGGTCAATCACAGCGGCGGGCCTGCCGCTATGAGCAGCTGATGAGGCAGCTAATCCGGGAGCTGGAGCTGCAAGCCGGCGGGCTGGAGCTGCGCCAGCACCTTCGCCGGAATGTTGGTGGTGATCTCGTGGATGCCCAGGCCCTGGCACAACGCAACGTCGCGCTCGCTGTCCACGGTCCATACGCGGAAGCGACGGCCGGAATCCAGCCAGCGCTGCACGGTGCGGGCGTGTTCGCGGACGTACTTCATGCCCGGTCCTGCCAGCCGCACCTGGCACTCATCAAGGATCCGTTCGCCTTCCAGCTGCGCGGCCTTCATCACGTTGGCTATTGCGCCGCCTGTCAACGGGCCCAGGCCCAGCTCCTCGCGGATTTCGTCAACGTCGATGTCGTCCACCAGCTGGCAGATGAACTCGGCGGGCACCGTCCGCAGCAGGTGCCTGACGGCATCCGGGCTGAAGCTCATGAACGTCACCGTGATGTTGTCCAGGGACGAGGTGCCAGGGTCCCAGCCTTCGCTCCGGAGCACCTCCAGCACACGGTCCTCCAACTTGAGCTGGTAAGGGCTGGGATGCTTGAGCTCGATGGCCAGGCCGACGGGCCGCCCGGCCGCGCGCAGGATGTCCAGGAGTTCGGGAAGGGTGAGGAACTGCTCGGAGCGTGCACCATACATTTCCGGGATCCGGGCACCCTTCCAGGACGAGAAATCCAGAAGCCGCAGCTCCTCAAGGGTACGTTCGGCAACAGGCCCGGTTCCGTCGGACGTGCGGTCCAGGTTGGCGTCATGGAGCAGCACCGCGTGCTGGTCCCGGGTGAGGTGGACATCGCACTCCACACCGTCCGCGCCATCGGCAAGGGCCTGGAGGTACGCGGCGCGGGTGTGTTCGGCGAATGCCGCACTGGAGCCCCTGTGGGCAAAGACCAGGGGCCTCTTC from Arthrobacter pascens includes:
- a CDS encoding CsbD family protein — its product is MGLDDKMENTGEKFGGKAKEAAGEATDDESLKNEGKMDQAKADLKQAGEKVKDAFKKD
- a CDS encoding O-methyltransferase, whose protein sequence is MFEHKTQPGWVAVEEFLTDSVVHPDGALQRAVQSAVDAGMPPIEVAPNAGKLLKLLVQLSGARRVLEVGTLAGFSTIWMAQGLPDDGRLVTCEYLTKHADVARANVEAAGLGHKVEIRVGAALDSLAALQAEGQEPFDFVFIDADKENNTGYLEWAVRLGRPGTTVVLDNAVWEGAVLDPSLDQVNAPGIISALQLMGEHPQLDATVIQTVGSKGWDGFALALVR
- a CDS encoding thiamine-binding protein, whose product is MLLAFSVAPSGTPSGVSRPSDASVHDAVAAAVKIVRESGLPNRTDSMFTTIEGEWDEVFDVVKRATEAVGQFGSRVSLVIKADIRPGYTGELTAKVDRLETALSDGS
- a CDS encoding TetR/AcrR family transcriptional regulator, producing the protein MNLAVARKPLRADAARNVDKIITSARQCFRDFGPDVPLQTIATTAGVGPATLFRNFADKEELVLAALNRQLRLTVDPVIDDALADIDAAAGLFRVIEAIMAAASADANLLGAVAGRRELLTGITGSLIDSIGVLLGRAQGQGTLRADISMTDMFRLLAMLIGVVDTMEPGSDAWRRPVALIEDAIRTERPHRPLPAHVPLPAAQIQGPQPADSRHR
- a CDS encoding AzlD domain-containing protein; amino-acid sequence: MNLWIWLLLACALAYAWKLVGYFVPARFLKDPRMSRVAGTMTIGLLASLTIVNTVASGQSLAADARLGALAVAAIALALRAPFLLVVVAGASTAALLRLIGWN
- a CDS encoding AzlC family ABC transporter permease yields the protein MKLLASPAVRVGLSISIATGLYGVSFGALSVTSGLNFWQTMALSLLLFSGGSQFAFIGVVAGGGSGVAAMSAATLLGMRNGIYGMQLNALLHPTGWRRYVAAQLTIDESTATSTGQADPAEQRRGFWAAGIGIYVLWNLFTAVGALAGGGLGDPKQWGLDGAAVAAFLALLWPRLKGREPVAIAVVCALATVIAVPFVPAGVPILIAAVVAALIGWFSHGRSDEGLEPDVDPYAEHHHGHHGTGQAGT
- a CDS encoding glycerophosphodiester phosphodiesterase, with the protein product MTTVESVPKRPLVFAHRGSSAAFAEHTRAAYLQALADGADGVECDVHLTRDQHAVLLHDANLDRTSDGTGPVAERTLEELRLLDFSSWKGARIPEMYGARSEQFLTLPELLDILRAAGRPVGLAIELKHPSPYQLKLEDRVLEVLRSEGWDPGTSSLDNITVTFMSFSPDAVRHLLRTVPAEFICQLVDDIDVDEIREELGLGPLTGGAIANVMKAAQLEGERILDECQVRLAGPGMKYVREHARTVQRWLDSGRRFRVWTVDSERDVALCQGLGIHEITTNIPAKVLAQLQPAGLQLQLPD